In one window of Erinaceus europaeus chromosome 17, mEriEur2.1, whole genome shotgun sequence DNA:
- the MS4A3 gene encoding membrane-spanning 4-domains subfamily A member 3 isoform X2: MNLRRENLPRSEAFKHQQPQMASQDFDHAEQGSDSAPGTPGSQVDQEVVNSSVYQLLDRSQSNQMAKLQILGFISSGSISVAAGRKPTRMLMQNSFGMNIASATMALVGFIFLSINIAVYNQSFKSCHSTPSPELCNYLGFSSNGVVSLMLILSLLELCVTISISVMWCQTSSCITDEANSSAPIAVGSGLPPSEGKPEHEDTQPHISSE; this comes from the exons ATGAACTTGAGGAGAGAGAATCTGCCAAGGTCTGAAGCCTTCAAG CATCAGCAACCCCAAATGGCCTCCCAAGACTTTGATCACGCAGAGCAGGGCTCAGACTCCGCACCTGGTACCCCAGGAAGTCAGGTGGACCAAGAGGTGGTGAACAGTTCTGTCTACCAACTTCTGGACAGATCACAGAGTAACCAGATGGCCAAACTGCAAATCCTAGGG TTTATTAGCTCAGGATCGATCTCTGTCGCAGCTGGGAGGAAACCCACAAGAATGTTG atgcagAACAGTTTTGGGATGAACATTGCCAGTGCTACAATGGCCTTAGTTGGATTTATTTTCCTCTCGATAAATATTGCAGTTTATAACCAGTCATTCAAGAGCTGCCATTCAACGCCCTCACCAGAATTATGCAACTACTTGGGTTTCTCCTCAAAT GGTGTCGTGTCTCTGATGCTGATCCTAAGCTTGCTGGAGCTGTGTGTAACCATCTCAATCTCAGTGATGTGGTGCCAGACAAGTAGCTGTATTACAGACGAG GCAAATTCCTCAGCCCCCATAGCGGTGGGGTCAGGCTTGCCTCCCAGTGAAGGTAAACCTGAACATGAAGACActcaacctcacatctccagtgaGTAA
- the MS4A3 gene encoding membrane-spanning 4-domains subfamily A member 3 isoform X1, translated as MNLRRENLPRSEAFKHQQPQMASQDFDHAEQGSDSAPGTPGSQVDQEVVNSSVYQLLDRSQSNQMAKLQILGAIQILTGTMILALGVLLGSLQYKSPLFRHFFFFTFYTGYPIWGAIFFISSGSISVAAGRKPTRMLMQNSFGMNIASATMALVGFIFLSINIAVYNQSFKSCHSTPSPELCNYLGFSSNGVVSLMLILSLLELCVTISISVMWCQTSSCITDEANSSAPIAVGSGLPPSEGKPEHEDTQPHISSE; from the exons ATGAACTTGAGGAGAGAGAATCTGCCAAGGTCTGAAGCCTTCAAG CATCAGCAACCCCAAATGGCCTCCCAAGACTTTGATCACGCAGAGCAGGGCTCAGACTCCGCACCTGGTACCCCAGGAAGTCAGGTGGACCAAGAGGTGGTGAACAGTTCTGTCTACCAACTTCTGGACAGATCACAGAGTAACCAGATGGCCAAACTGCAAATCCTAGGG GCCATCCAGATCCTGACTGGAACAATGATTCTGGCCCTGGGTGTTCTTCTGGGCTCCTTACAATACAAATCTCCTCTCTTCagacacttctttttctttaccttttaCACAGGCTATCCGATATGGGGTGCTATCTTT TTTATTAGCTCAGGATCGATCTCTGTCGCAGCTGGGAGGAAACCCACAAGAATGTTG atgcagAACAGTTTTGGGATGAACATTGCCAGTGCTACAATGGCCTTAGTTGGATTTATTTTCCTCTCGATAAATATTGCAGTTTATAACCAGTCATTCAAGAGCTGCCATTCAACGCCCTCACCAGAATTATGCAACTACTTGGGTTTCTCCTCAAAT GGTGTCGTGTCTCTGATGCTGATCCTAAGCTTGCTGGAGCTGTGTGTAACCATCTCAATCTCAGTGATGTGGTGCCAGACAAGTAGCTGTATTACAGACGAG GCAAATTCCTCAGCCCCCATAGCGGTGGGGTCAGGCTTGCCTCCCAGTGAAGGTAAACCTGAACATGAAGACActcaacctcacatctccagtgaGTAA